In Desulfuromonas acetexigens, the following proteins share a genomic window:
- a CDS encoding paraquat-inducible protein A: MDKRIACHCCDLLHEVRPLPPGGVALCARCGAILYRYKRNPLDRTLALALTGLILFIVANTFPFLAIEKAGLTRQMTLATGIFELYREEVYLVAALVALTTLLLPLVELCALLYVFAPLRLGRRPRLLAPVWRVMARVRAWSMMEVFMLGILVSLVKLASMATIVPGVAVYAFGALIVVLTAAFAAIDPHLVWEALEKH, encoded by the coding sequence TTGGATAAACGCATTGCCTGCCATTGTTGCGACCTGCTGCACGAGGTCCGTCCCCTGCCCCCCGGCGGGGTCGCGCTTTGCGCCCGTTGCGGGGCGATTTTGTACCGCTACAAGCGCAATCCCCTCGACCGCACCCTGGCCCTCGCCCTCACCGGCCTGATCCTCTTCATCGTCGCCAACACCTTCCCTTTTCTCGCCATCGAAAAAGCCGGGCTGACCCGACAGATGACCCTGGCGACGGGGATTTTCGAGCTCTACCGGGAAGAGGTCTATCTGGTCGCGGCGCTGGTGGCGCTGACCACCCTACTGCTGCCGCTGGTGGAGCTGTGCGCCCTGCTCTATGTTTTCGCCCCCCTGCGCCTGGGCCGCCGCCCGCGCCTGCTGGCGCCGGTCTGGCGGGTGATGGCGCGGGTGCGGGCCTGGAGCATGATGGAGGTCTTCATGCTCGGCATTCTCGTGTCGCTGGTGAAACTGGCGAGCATGGCGACCATCGTCCCGGGGGTGGCGGTCTATGCCTTCGGCGCACTGATCGTCGTCCTCACCGCCGCCTTCGCCGCCATCGATCCGCACCTGGTCTGGGAAGCGCTGGAGAAACATTGA
- a CDS encoding paraquat-inducible protein A translates to MALTAKEAGLAACHVCNRLIPVAELAATGHRCPRCGAGVHGRKTDSLARCWALVLAAVIFYFPANLLPMTHTGFLGKVQSDTIMSGVLYFFASGSWPIALIIFIASVFVPLLKLLVLAYLLISVQRRSHWRPAERTRLYRMTEIIGRWSMVDIYVVTILVALVKLGALANIEAGPAAPHFALVVVLTMFAAMAFDPRLIWDRMGEETD, encoded by the coding sequence ATGGCGCTGACCGCGAAAGAGGCCGGATTAGCCGCCTGCCATGTCTGCAACCGGCTGATCCCCGTCGCCGAACTTGCCGCCACCGGGCACCGCTGCCCGCGCTGCGGCGCCGGCGTGCATGGGCGCAAGACCGACAGCCTGGCGCGCTGCTGGGCGCTGGTATTGGCGGCGGTAATCTTCTACTTTCCCGCCAATCTGCTGCCGATGACCCATACCGGATTTCTCGGCAAGGTGCAGAGTGACACCATCATGAGCGGGGTACTCTATTTCTTCGCCTCGGGCAGTTGGCCCATCGCCCTGATCATTTTCATCGCCAGCGTCTTCGTCCCCCTGCTCAAGCTGCTGGTGCTCGCCTACCTGCTGATTTCGGTGCAACGGCGCAGCCATTGGCGGCCCGCGGAACGCACCCGCCTCTACCGCATGACCGAAATCATCGGCCGCTGGTCGATGGTCGACATCTACGTGGTGACGATCCTCGTCGCCCTGGTCAAACTCGGAGCGCTGGCCAACATCGAAGCCGGCCCCGCCGCCCCCCATTTCGCCCTGGTAGTGGTCCTGACCATGTTCGCCGCCATGGCCTTCGATCCGCGCCTGATCTGGGATCGGATGGGGGAAGAAACGGATTAA